The following proteins are encoded in a genomic region of Streptomyces gobiensis:
- the gpmI gene encoding 2,3-bisphosphoglycerate-independent phosphoglycerate mutase, giving the protein MSHRNGILLILDGWGEAPAGEGNAITAANTPALDRLKSEYPGPLLEASGGAVGLPDGVVGNSEIGHLVMGAGRPLEYDSLLVQRQADSGELRTHPDLARVCRSLAARDRALHLVGLCSDGRIHSDLAHFSEILHGAAASGAPMVWLHAITDGRDVADGTAVDYIARLQKMADTAGAGAYATVVGRNFAMDKSGKKELTARACRLLVDAEEERTDTDATSAAAGGAGDGDIPPTLIGDYPGVRAGDAILFANFRSDRTSPLVDMIYDRLAESGRGDVALLSLAEYDTKADVTALVHRADASGGLADTLEASRVHSVRIAEQEKFEHVTFFVNGRDARQRPCEEHIRVPTTVGADYTGQPEMNVAEVADSVIEAAHRSDVPLVIANLANIDVVGHTGDYAATVKATEAVDGAVAHICATAEATGRWVLLVGDHGNAEQMFKTAADGTRRPYGGHTHNPVPSVLVPSAGQRLVTRLSDGPPALPSVAPTVLALLGVPIPETISAPSLLSTSGRSETKD; this is encoded by the coding sequence ATGAGCCACCGCAACGGGATCCTGCTGATCCTTGACGGCTGGGGAGAGGCACCCGCAGGCGAAGGCAACGCCATCACTGCGGCGAACACTCCTGCCCTCGACCGCCTCAAGTCCGAGTATCCGGGGCCGCTACTCGAAGCATCCGGTGGGGCGGTGGGGCTACCCGACGGCGTGGTGGGAAACTCCGAGATCGGCCACCTGGTGATGGGCGCAGGGCGGCCCCTGGAGTACGACAGCCTGCTCGTGCAACGCCAAGCGGACTCCGGCGAGCTGCGTACTCACCCGGACCTCGCGCGTGTCTGCCGCAGCCTTGCCGCACGCGACCGTGCCCTGCACCTGGTGGGCCTCTGCTCCGACGGCCGTATTCACTCCGACCTCGCCCACTTCAGCGAAATCCTTCATGGGGCGGCAGCGTCCGGCGCCCCCATGGTGTGGCTCCACGCGATCACCGACGGCCGGGACGTGGCCGACGGCACCGCCGTCGACTACATCGCGCGGCTGCAGAAGATGGCGGACACGGCGGGAGCCGGAGCGTACGCCACCGTAGTCGGTCGTAACTTCGCGATGGACAAGAGTGGGAAGAAGGAACTGACAGCCCGTGCCTGCCGACTACTTGTCGACGCCGAAGAAGAGCGGACGGACACGGACGCAACCTCGGCGGCGGCCGGAGGCGCCGGCGACGGAGACATCCCACCCACCCTCATCGGTGATTACCCCGGTGTCCGAGCTGGGGACGCGATCCTCTTCGCGAACTTCCGCAGCGACCGCACCTCCCCCCTGGTCGACATGATCTACGACCGGCTGGCAGAGAGCGGTCGTGGGGACGTGGCGTTGCTGAGCCTCGCCGAATACGACACGAAGGCGGATGTGACCGCCCTGGTGCACCGCGCCGACGCGTCCGGCGGCCTTGCCGACACGCTGGAAGCATCAAGGGTGCACTCGGTGCGAATCGCAGAGCAGGAGAAGTTCGAGCACGTCACGTTCTTCGTCAACGGACGTGACGCGCGTCAACGTCCCTGCGAGGAGCACATCCGGGTGCCCACCACTGTCGGCGCCGACTACACCGGGCAGCCGGAGATGAACGTTGCCGAGGTTGCGGACAGTGTCATCGAAGCTGCACACCGCAGCGATGTCCCGCTGGTGATCGCCAATCTGGCGAACATCGACGTGGTCGGCCACACCGGTGACTACGCAGCCACGGTGAAGGCGACCGAGGCGGTGGACGGCGCGGTGGCACATATCTGTGCCACCGCGGAGGCCACAGGACGCTGGGTGCTCCTCGTTGGAGACCACGGCAACGCCGAGCAGATGTTCAAGACGGCGGCCGACGGTACTCGCCGTCCCTACGGGGGCCATACGCACAATCCGGTCCCCAGCGTGCTCGTGCCCTCCGCCGGTCAACGCCTGGTGACACGCCTTTCAGACGGCCCACCGGCGCTGCCGTCGGTGGCTCCGACCGTACTCGCCCTTCTCGGGGTCCCCATTCCCGAGACCATCTCCGCGCCGTCGCTCCTCAGCACTTCTGGCCGATCAGAGACCAAGGACTGA
- the aroA gene encoding 3-phosphoshikimate 1-carboxyvinyltransferase, whose product MTSQPKNPVLDLPEYEVTPVKNVDATVKVLGSKSYTNRHLAMAGLSDDPTTLHNALLSQDTLLLADALRTFGHVDIAIDESTNTVTVTPNGNKMVAPDHQIHMGNAGTPIRLLITMAGLAEGKTVLTGSDRMQERPMGHLLEALAPLGVTAVSVKGNGSPPIEIEGPSLAGGRTDIHGTVSSQFTTSLLLSAPYAREDVEVHLQSELLSKPYVDMTVAALKRAGVTVERRGYDWFKVAAGQRYQGGEITVEPDASGMSYFLAAAAILGGRVNIPGIDGTSVQGDVGLVDALVQMGCQADTAADAITLEGGESIKGIEIDMSNMPDVVPTLAVVAAYAQGTTHITGIGNLRFKECDRIDAVSTELTKMGVMVSTTADTMTIEGGTPHGAVIDTYDDHRIAMAFAIGGLRTPGVVIRDPGCVTKSFPTFWERLAELGEATA is encoded by the coding sequence ATGACGTCACAGCCGAAGAACCCGGTTCTCGACCTGCCCGAGTACGAAGTCACCCCCGTCAAGAACGTCGACGCCACGGTGAAGGTCCTCGGATCGAAGAGCTACACCAACCGGCACCTGGCCATGGCGGGGCTGAGCGACGACCCCACCACTCTCCACAACGCCTTGCTCTCCCAGGACACGCTGCTCCTCGCCGACGCGCTGCGCACATTCGGCCATGTCGACATCGCGATCGACGAATCGACCAACACCGTGACCGTGACGCCGAACGGCAACAAGATGGTCGCACCCGACCACCAGATACACATGGGGAACGCAGGCACCCCCATCCGCCTGCTGATCACCATGGCGGGCCTCGCCGAAGGTAAGACCGTACTCACCGGCTCAGACCGCATGCAGGAGCGCCCGATGGGCCACCTGCTCGAGGCCCTCGCACCCCTGGGTGTCACGGCCGTCTCCGTCAAGGGCAATGGTTCCCCGCCGATCGAAATCGAGGGTCCCAGCCTGGCCGGCGGGCGCACGGACATCCACGGCACCGTAAGCAGCCAGTTCACCACCAGCCTCCTGCTCAGCGCCCCCTACGCCCGCGAAGACGTCGAGGTGCACCTGCAGAGCGAGCTCCTGTCCAAGCCGTACGTCGACATGACCGTCGCCGCGCTCAAGCGGGCGGGCGTCACCGTCGAACGCCGCGGCTACGACTGGTTCAAGGTGGCCGCCGGTCAGCGCTACCAGGGCGGTGAAATCACCGTCGAGCCTGACGCCTCGGGCATGTCCTACTTCCTCGCCGCCGCCGCGATACTCGGCGGCCGCGTGAACATCCCCGGCATCGACGGGACCTCCGTCCAGGGCGACGTGGGCCTGGTCGATGCTCTGGTGCAGATGGGCTGCCAAGCCGACACCGCGGCCGACGCCATCACGCTCGAGGGCGGCGAAAGCATCAAGGGCATCGAGATCGACATGTCCAACATGCCTGACGTGGTTCCCACCCTGGCCGTAGTCGCCGCCTATGCGCAGGGCACCACGCACATCACCGGTATCGGAAACCTCCGCTTCAAGGAGTGCGATCGAATCGACGCGGTGAGTACGGAGCTCACCAAGATGGGTGTCATGGTCAGCACCACGGCCGACACCATGACCATTGAAGGCGGCACGCCCCACGGCGCGGTCATCGACACCTACGACGACCACCGCATCGCCATGGCGTTCGCCATCGGTGGCCTGCGCACGCCGGGCGTAGTCATCCGTGACCCCGGCTGCGTCACCAAGTCGTTCCCCACCTTCTGGGAGCGCCTTGCGGAACTCGGTGAGGCCACCGCATGA